The following proteins are encoded in a genomic region of Sphingopyxis sp. YF1:
- a CDS encoding sugar kinase: MIDAGKTIAAFGEVVLRLSVAEGELVLQSAGFEAHVGGAEANVAVALAALGRPTRMIGALPAGAIGDGVAGELRRHGVDTRAIARRPGRMGNYFYIPGGPMRPAEVVYDRADSAFATMAPGDWDWDALLAGTGWLHLSGVTPALGPASAEAALAAVRAARARGIGVSFDGNWRGRLWERWHRDPAAILRPIVAEASLLFGNHRDAALLLGRDFSGDGPDRRREAARALLDAFPNLETVASTAREIVDPATHRIAARIDRRDGDAQTPPVTIAGITDRIGTGDAFAAGVLDGLFGGMEPMAAAERGLALAGLKHGLRGDFAPFARATLDSATAAAHDVER; encoded by the coding sequence ATGATCGACGCGGGCAAGACGATCGCCGCCTTCGGCGAAGTGGTGCTGCGCCTGAGCGTCGCCGAGGGCGAGCTGGTGCTGCAATCGGCGGGCTTCGAGGCGCATGTCGGTGGCGCCGAGGCCAATGTCGCGGTCGCGCTCGCCGCGCTCGGGCGACCGACGCGGATGATCGGCGCACTGCCCGCGGGCGCGATCGGCGACGGCGTCGCCGGCGAGCTGCGCCGCCACGGCGTCGATACGCGCGCCATCGCGCGGCGGCCGGGGCGGATGGGCAATTATTTCTATATTCCGGGCGGGCCGATGCGCCCCGCCGAGGTCGTCTATGACCGCGCCGATTCGGCTTTTGCAACGATGGCGCCCGGCGACTGGGACTGGGACGCGCTGCTCGCGGGGACCGGCTGGCTGCACCTGTCGGGGGTGACCCCCGCGCTCGGGCCCGCGAGCGCCGAGGCGGCGCTCGCGGCGGTGCGCGCGGCGCGCGCGCGCGGCATCGGCGTGTCGTTCGACGGCAATTGGCGCGGGCGCCTGTGGGAGCGCTGGCACCGTGACCCCGCCGCGATCCTGCGTCCGATCGTCGCCGAGGCGAGCCTGCTCTTCGGCAACCACCGCGACGCGGCGCTGCTGCTCGGGCGCGACTTTTCGGGCGACGGTCCCGACCGGCGGCGCGAGGCGGCGCGTGCGCTGCTCGACGCCTTCCCGAACCTCGAAACGGTCGCGTCGACCGCGCGCGAGATCGTCGATCCCGCGACGCACCGCATCGCGGCGCGTATCGACCGCCGCGACGGCGACGCACAGACGCCGCCGGTGACCATCGCGGGGATCACCGACCGCATCGGTACCGGCGACGCCTTTGCCGCGGGGGTGCTCGACGGGCTGTTCGGCGGCATGGAACCGATGGCGGCGGCAGAGCGCGGGCTGGCGCTCGCCGGGCTCAAGCACGGGCTGCGCGGCGACTTCGCCCCCTTTGCCCGCGCGACGCTCGACAGCGCCACCGCCGCCGCGCACGACGTCGAGCGCTGA
- a CDS encoding DUF4010 domain-containing protein — protein sequence MPDIAIPAILAPAAGLGLALLLGLLVGVQRGWTLRNAPVGSRFAGIRTFALLGLAGGLAGTIMERSAAHAAILLAAAAILVLIGYAKTARSPDQLSGTTSLAALITVGCGYLAASGEAQTATIVAAATTMILALRSELHGWLAGLSDVEIGAIARFALIALAILPLLPDQAYGPYDAWNPRQLWLVVVFVSGFSFLGYVAAKRFGTARGTLIMAATGAMVSSTAVTAALAMRVRDGEESQAMAIAGIGAASAVMLVRAIILTLVLAPAAMPAFAWVAAPAALVSAGAVAWAFRGQRSSRTEHPVELKNPFRLAPAIGLMLLVMLITVGARWMMALVGEKGLALVIALSGLADVDSAIITVGSLPANMLEGQLATIVIIAPVLANTLFKGATAVAVAGWHKGWKLAAPLVLGVAASLALVPVLLV from the coding sequence ATGCCCGACATCGCCATTCCCGCAATCCTGGCCCCCGCCGCAGGTCTCGGCCTAGCGCTTCTGCTCGGGCTTCTCGTCGGCGTCCAGCGCGGCTGGACTCTCCGCAACGCACCGGTAGGCAGCCGTTTCGCGGGCATTCGCACCTTCGCCCTGCTGGGGCTTGCGGGTGGCCTCGCGGGAACGATCATGGAGCGAAGCGCTGCCCACGCCGCAATCCTGCTGGCTGCGGCGGCAATTCTCGTGCTGATCGGCTATGCCAAGACGGCCCGCAGCCCCGACCAGCTCAGCGGAACGACGAGCCTCGCCGCGCTGATCACGGTCGGCTGCGGCTATCTGGCGGCGAGCGGCGAGGCGCAAACCGCGACGATCGTGGCGGCCGCAACGACGATGATCCTCGCGCTGCGGTCCGAGTTGCACGGCTGGCTTGCGGGCCTCAGCGACGTCGAGATCGGTGCGATCGCCCGCTTCGCCCTGATCGCGCTCGCCATATTGCCGCTGCTGCCCGACCAGGCCTATGGTCCCTATGACGCCTGGAACCCCCGCCAATTGTGGCTTGTGGTCGTCTTCGTCTCTGGCTTCTCGTTTCTCGGCTATGTTGCCGCCAAACGCTTCGGAACGGCGCGCGGGACGCTCATCATGGCGGCAACCGGCGCCATGGTTTCGTCGACAGCGGTGACCGCCGCGCTCGCGATGCGGGTCCGCGACGGCGAGGAAAGTCAGGCGATGGCGATCGCGGGGATCGGAGCCGCGTCGGCGGTCATGCTTGTGCGAGCGATCATCCTTACACTCGTCCTTGCACCTGCTGCCATGCCCGCTTTCGCCTGGGTCGCCGCGCCGGCCGCGCTGGTCAGTGCGGGGGCGGTGGCCTGGGCCTTTCGCGGGCAGCGATCATCCCGAACCGAGCACCCGGTCGAACTCAAAAACCCGTTCCGCCTCGCGCCAGCCATCGGCCTGATGCTGCTGGTCATGCTCATAACCGTCGGCGCGCGCTGGATGATGGCCCTGGTGGGCGAGAAGGGGCTCGCACTGGTCATTGCGCTCTCCGGTCTGGCCGACGTCGATTCGGCGATCATCACGGTTGGATCGCTTCCCGCGAATATGCTCGAAGGCCAGCTGGCGACGATCGTCATCATCGCTCCAGTGCTCGCCAACACATTGTTCAAGGGCGCAACGGCGGTCGCCGTCGCGGGATGGCACAAGGGCTGGAAACTCGCGGCGCCCCTCGTCCTCGGCGTTGCGGCAAGCCTCGCGCTCGTTCCGGTCCTGCTGGTCTGA
- a CDS encoding DUF465 domain-containing protein, with the protein MSEAGHDLHALFPDHGPTLHALKLGNERFRKLASDHHDLEAQIRRAEAGLDAVSNERLEELKKERLLLLDEVSSLIADEETL; encoded by the coding sequence ATGAGTGAAGCCGGACACGACCTGCACGCGCTGTTTCCGGATCACGGCCCGACGCTTCATGCGCTGAAGCTTGGGAACGAGCGTTTCCGAAAGCTCGCCAGCGATCATCACGATCTCGAGGCGCAGATCCGGCGCGCCGAGGCGGGCCTCGACGCAGTTTCCAACGAGAGGCTCGAAGAGCTGAAGAAAGAGAGGCTGCTCCTGCTCGACGAAGTCTCGAGCCTTATTGCGGACGAGGAGACGCTGTGA
- a CDS encoding DUF1501 domain-containing protein has translation MPLALRGTMQVGTYAPSRLPQADSDLITRLTAMYANDKLLHPLWDSAVKTQELASDISGNNGRNGTELGELAASLMFPADGARVMMVETGGWDTHSGQRGRLAAQLRGLDKFAGALRTGLGPAWADTLVLVATEFGRTVEVNGTGGTDHGTASVLMLLGGGLKEGGKVSADWPGLATPARYEGRDLKPTRSLESVIAGAVAHHYGLDPMHVVGTLYPDIET, from the coding sequence GTGCCGCTCGCGCTTCGAGGCACGATGCAGGTCGGGACCTATGCGCCTAGCCGCTTGCCGCAGGCTGACAGCGACCTGATCACGCGGCTGACGGCAATGTATGCCAATGACAAGCTGCTCCATCCTTTGTGGGACAGCGCAGTCAAAACGCAAGAACTGGCGAGCGATATCAGCGGCAACAACGGCCGCAACGGCACCGAGCTCGGCGAGCTCGCTGCATCGCTGATGTTTCCCGCCGACGGCGCGCGCGTGATGATGGTCGAAACGGGCGGATGGGACACGCACAGCGGTCAGCGCGGTCGGCTCGCGGCACAACTGCGTGGGCTCGACAAGTTCGCTGGCGCGCTCCGGACGGGCCTTGGCCCGGCGTGGGCGGACACGCTCGTACTTGTCGCCACCGAATTCGGCCGCACGGTCGAAGTCAACGGCACCGGCGGCACCGACCATGGCACCGCTTCGGTCCTAATGCTGCTCGGAGGCGGATTGAAGGAAGGCGGCAAGGTGTCGGCCGACTGGCCTGGGCTGGCGACGCCGGCGCGATACGAAGGTCGCGACCTCAAACCGACCCGCAGCCTCGAAAGCGTGATCGCCGGCGCCGTTGCGCATCATTATGGGCTCGATCCGATGCACGTTGTCGGCACTCTATATCCTGATATCGAGACGTGA
- a CDS encoding 2-keto-4-pentenoate hydratase: MSASPESPAAQAACAALLGARRTGRALPVFPAPAPATLAAAYAAQQRLSDALGGAVLGWKVGRIPPAMVDELGTDRVTGPVLRIAELDGATPGDARIFVGGVGAIETEVMLRLRAVPAARLADNDEARQWVDAVRAGFEIASSPAPDIYNHAPFGIIADIGINNGLLLGPPLDLADFDRIAVTTELDGVAVGTGRACDILDGPWGALRFLVDLHHDGTIRLAPGQWISAGAITGVHPVAVGQRATARFGSAAMIACNVVAEPGFAA; encoded by the coding sequence ATGTCCGCTTCCCCCGAATCGCCTGCCGCGCAGGCCGCCTGCGCGGCGCTGCTCGGCGCGCGCCGCACCGGCCGCGCCCTGCCCGTCTTTCCGGCGCCCGCCCCCGCGACGCTGGCCGCGGCCTATGCGGCGCAGCAGCGACTGAGCGACGCACTGGGCGGCGCGGTGCTGGGATGGAAGGTCGGGCGGATCCCGCCTGCGATGGTCGATGAACTGGGTACCGATCGTGTCACCGGTCCGGTGTTGCGCATCGCCGAGCTCGACGGCGCGACGCCGGGCGATGCCCGAATCTTCGTCGGCGGGGTCGGCGCGATCGAGACCGAGGTGATGCTGCGCCTGCGCGCGGTGCCCGCCGCGCGGCTGGCGGACAATGACGAAGCCCGCCAATGGGTCGACGCGGTCCGCGCCGGGTTCGAAATCGCGAGTTCGCCCGCACCCGATATCTACAATCACGCCCCCTTCGGCATCATCGCCGACATCGGGATCAACAACGGGCTGCTGCTCGGCCCGCCGCTCGACCTCGCCGATTTCGACCGCATCGCCGTCACCACCGAGCTCGACGGCGTCGCCGTCGGCACGGGGCGCGCCTGCGACATCCTCGACGGCCCGTGGGGGGCGCTGCGCTTCCTCGTCGACCTGCACCACGACGGCACGATCCGGCTCGCCCCCGGCCAGTGGATTTCGGCGGGTGCGATCACCGGAGTCCATCCGGTCGCGGTCGGTCAGCGCGCCACCGCGCGTTTCGGATCGGCGGCGATGATCGCCTGCAACGTGGTCGCCGAACCCGGCTTCGCGGCATGA
- a CDS encoding TraR/DksA C4-type zinc finger protein has protein sequence MHNLAEIRADLTARLARLAAQVERIEGEQRTPLDDDFGEQATEREGREILDAEERAAAEEMQAIRHALARLDAGRYGLCTSCGIPIDAARLEAMPTAAHCIECEREFGD, from the coding sequence ATGCACAATCTGGCGGAAATCCGGGCCGATCTGACCGCGCGTCTCGCGCGGCTGGCGGCGCAGGTCGAGCGGATCGAAGGCGAACAGCGAACGCCGCTCGACGATGATTTCGGCGAACAGGCGACCGAACGCGAGGGCCGCGAGATTCTCGACGCCGAAGAACGTGCCGCCGCCGAGGAGATGCAGGCGATCCGCCATGCGCTCGCGCGCCTCGACGCCGGGCGATACGGCCTTTGCACGTCGTGCGGGATTCCGATCGATGCCGCGCGGCTCGAAGCGATGCCGACGGCGGCGCATTGCATCGAATGCGAGCGCGAGTTCGGCGACTGA
- a CDS encoding GNAT family N-acetyltransferase, translating into MTSVTTPPDMTLSEASEGHLLTRGGVELRVRPVAESDVDIVDRFFNGLTADDMMFRFLSGQPHLSSAQLAAMVGVDHRHREHLLAFDVETGKLVASLLIAADEAFVSAEVAIAIAPAYKTRGVGWTLLHHAIELARSRGLKTLRSIESRANRGAMEVERTLGFRASNYDGDATLALLELDLTQPG; encoded by the coding sequence ATGACAAGCGTCACAACACCCCCCGATATGACGCTGAGCGAAGCGAGCGAGGGGCATCTTCTCACCCGAGGCGGCGTTGAACTGCGCGTCCGTCCGGTCGCCGAGAGCGATGTCGATATCGTCGATCGATTCTTCAACGGCCTGACAGCGGACGACATGATGTTCCGCTTTCTCAGCGGACAGCCGCATCTCTCGAGCGCGCAGCTCGCCGCGATGGTCGGGGTCGACCATCGGCACCGCGAGCATCTCCTCGCCTTCGACGTCGAGACAGGCAAGCTGGTCGCGAGTTTGCTGATCGCGGCAGACGAAGCCTTTGTCAGCGCCGAAGTCGCGATCGCGATCGCGCCAGCCTACAAGACACGCGGGGTCGGCTGGACCTTGCTTCATCACGCGATCGAGCTCGCGCGCAGCCGGGGGCTCAAGACGCTGCGCTCGATCGAGAGCCGCGCCAACCGTGGCGCGATGGAGGTCGAGCGGACGCTGGGTTTCCGGGCCAGCAACTACGACGGCGACGCTACGCTCGCGCTTCTCGAGCTTGACCTCACCCAGCCCGGCTGA
- a CDS encoding zinc-dependent alcohol dehydrogenase family protein, producing MQLDAPGTPLRRVERRFTTPGPGEIGILVTACGVCRTDLHIVDGDLKGALPIVPGHEIVGRVDALGSGVTGFQPGDRVGVPWLGKSCGQCPYCTAGRENLCDAPEFTGFSRDGGFASYCIADAGFAFALPDAFDDVHAAPLLCAGLIGYRAYRMAGEAPRIGLYGFGAAAHLLAQVAFAEGREVYAFTREGDVAGQAFARRLGCIWAGASNEAPPVELDAAILFAPVGALVPEALRRTRKGGRVICAGIYMSDIPSFAYADLWEERSIASVANLTRSDGTEFLALAARTGIQTFTTSLPLTKANEALDRLRRGEVTGALVLVP from the coding sequence ATGCAACTCGACGCGCCCGGAACGCCCCTGCGGCGCGTCGAGCGCAGGTTCACCACGCCCGGGCCGGGCGAGATCGGCATTCTGGTCACCGCCTGCGGTGTGTGCCGGACCGATCTTCATATCGTCGATGGCGACCTCAAAGGTGCGCTCCCCATCGTTCCCGGTCATGAGATCGTCGGCCGTGTCGATGCACTCGGCTCCGGCGTCACCGGCTTCCAGCCGGGCGACCGCGTCGGGGTTCCGTGGCTCGGCAAGAGCTGCGGACAATGCCCTTATTGCACCGCCGGTCGCGAAAATCTCTGTGACGCACCCGAATTCACGGGGTTCTCCCGTGACGGCGGGTTCGCGTCATACTGCATCGCGGACGCCGGTTTCGCCTTTGCCCTTCCCGATGCGTTCGACGATGTGCACGCCGCGCCCTTGTTATGCGCCGGACTCATTGGGTATCGCGCCTATCGCATGGCGGGCGAGGCGCCCCGTATCGGGCTCTACGGGTTCGGCGCAGCGGCCCATCTCCTGGCACAGGTGGCCTTCGCCGAGGGCCGCGAGGTCTATGCTTTCACGCGAGAGGGAGACGTCGCGGGTCAGGCGTTCGCACGGCGGCTCGGCTGCATCTGGGCCGGCGCGTCGAACGAAGCCCCACCCGTCGAACTCGACGCCGCGATCCTGTTCGCCCCTGTCGGCGCGCTCGTTCCCGAAGCCCTGCGCCGGACTCGCAAGGGCGGACGGGTGATTTGCGCCGGGATATATATGAGCGACATCCCCTCCTTCGCTTATGCCGACCTGTGGGAAGAGCGGTCGATCGCCTCGGTCGCCAACCTGACGCGCAGCGACGGCACGGAGTTTCTGGCGCTGGCCGCGCGCACAGGAATCCAGACCTTCACGACCTCGCTGCCGCTCACCAAAGCCAATGAGGCGCTGGATCGGCTTCGGCGCGGCGAGGTGACGGGCGCCCTCGTCCTTGTCCCATAG
- a CDS encoding response regulator, with amino-acid sequence MLTAREGWSQPPPSVLIVEDDPAVRRSLLLLLQGRGFAAKAWSAADPALADAAHTAPDCLIVDYRLDGCDGIAMLVSLRADGWRGPAILISAYGSAELGIRAREAGFALILEKPLREHALIDAVTRLTRNGAPSPGS; translated from the coding sequence ATGCTGACCGCGAGAGAAGGGTGGAGCCAACCGCCGCCCTCCGTCCTTATCGTCGAAGACGACCCGGCGGTGCGTCGCTCGCTGCTACTTCTGCTTCAGGGACGCGGTTTTGCGGCAAAGGCCTGGTCGGCGGCCGACCCGGCGCTTGCCGACGCCGCGCACACAGCACCCGACTGCCTCATCGTCGATTACCGGCTCGACGGTTGCGACGGGATCGCGATGCTCGTCTCGCTTCGCGCCGATGGCTGGCGCGGGCCCGCCATTCTGATATCGGCCTATGGCTCTGCGGAGCTGGGCATTCGCGCCAGGGAAGCCGGCTTCGCTCTCATTCTTGAGAAGCCGCTTCGCGAGCATGCGCTGATAGACGCCGTGACCCGCCTCACGCGGAACGGGGCCCCGTCGCCGGGAAGCTGA
- a CDS encoding FadR/GntR family transcriptional regulator, giving the protein MAERRLFEDIADTIRRSILDGTWPPGTRLPGERELSERFDVSRVTIREAEIALQATGWIHIRTGAGAYVATELPGDNAILPQVSAFELTEARALFEGEAAALAAPTISADTLARLDELLVAMADDDASEDAISAIDRDFHMTIAAASNNKAIIHVIESLWRMRMELPQVRQSHALVCRKDGSARQAEHRDVVVALRNRDAAGARQAMRRHFNRLLESMLDETEERALDELRRQSAESRERYLLSTKLA; this is encoded by the coding sequence ATGGCCGAACGCCGCCTTTTCGAAGATATTGCCGATACGATTCGCCGCTCGATCCTCGACGGCACCTGGCCGCCGGGAACGCGGCTGCCCGGCGAGCGCGAACTGTCCGAACGCTTCGACGTCAGCCGCGTCACGATCCGCGAGGCCGAGATCGCGCTGCAGGCGACAGGATGGATCCACATCCGCACCGGCGCGGGCGCCTATGTCGCGACCGAACTGCCCGGCGACAATGCGATCCTGCCGCAGGTCAGCGCCTTTGAACTGACCGAGGCGCGCGCGCTGTTCGAGGGTGAAGCCGCGGCGCTCGCCGCGCCCACCATTTCGGCCGACACGCTCGCGCGGCTCGACGAGCTGCTGGTCGCGATGGCCGACGACGACGCGAGCGAGGACGCAATCAGCGCGATCGACCGCGATTTCCACATGACGATCGCCGCGGCGTCGAACAACAAGGCGATCATCCATGTGATCGAAAGCCTGTGGCGCATGCGCATGGAATTGCCGCAGGTGCGGCAGAGCCACGCGCTGGTGTGCCGCAAGGACGGCAGCGCGCGGCAGGCCGAGCATCGCGACGTCGTCGTCGCGCTGCGCAACCGAGACGCCGCCGGGGCGCGGCAGGCGATGCGGCGCCATTTCAACCGCCTGCTCGAATCGATGCTCGACGAAACCGAGGAACGCGCGCTCGACGAACTGCGCCGCCAGTCGGCCGAGAGCCGCGAACGCTATCTGCTCAGTACCAAGCTCGCCTGA
- a CDS encoding universal stress protein, which translates to MKNILLLVHDDHGQEARLQAALDIARAVEGHLTCIDVTPYPVIAGDGFGFAETVVVLDERESEAKNKAAISDRLSREDVSWSWIDVMDEIAGAVLDAADLADLIVLNCALDGFPLPDMRDITSRIVARASAPVLAVPGGLERFELERALVAWDGRPSSAAALRAAVPLLAFAKEVEIFTAQGPDTHIAPEEAALYLSRHGIRAVVRSTDIGKFHADFLIADEAVLFGADYIVMGAYGRGRLRETFGGTTRNLLTKNKHALLMSH; encoded by the coding sequence ATGAAGAATATCCTTTTGCTGGTGCATGACGATCATGGCCAGGAAGCAAGGCTGCAGGCGGCGCTCGACATCGCGCGGGCGGTCGAGGGGCACCTCACCTGCATCGACGTCACGCCCTATCCGGTGATCGCCGGCGATGGGTTCGGCTTTGCCGAGACCGTGGTCGTGCTCGACGAGCGCGAAAGCGAGGCGAAGAACAAGGCGGCGATCAGCGATCGCCTGTCGCGCGAGGATGTCAGCTGGAGCTGGATCGACGTGATGGACGAGATCGCGGGCGCGGTGCTCGACGCGGCGGACCTCGCCGACCTGATTGTCCTCAACTGCGCGCTCGACGGGTTCCCGCTGCCCGATATGCGCGACATCACGAGCCGCATCGTCGCGCGCGCGAGTGCGCCGGTCCTTGCCGTGCCCGGGGGGCTTGAGCGGTTCGAACTCGAACGCGCGCTGGTTGCGTGGGATGGCCGTCCCTCTTCGGCGGCAGCTCTTCGCGCCGCGGTGCCCCTCCTCGCCTTCGCGAAGGAGGTCGAGATCTTCACCGCGCAGGGACCCGACACTCATATCGCGCCGGAGGAAGCGGCGCTCTATCTGTCGCGCCACGGAATCAGGGCGGTGGTCCGATCGACCGACATCGGCAAATTCCATGCCGATTTTCTGATCGCGGACGAGGCGGTGCTGTTCGGCGCCGATTATATCGTCATGGGCGCATATGGTCGCGGGCGGCTGCGCGAGACGTTCGGCGGCACGACCAGGAATCTGCTCACCAAGAACAAACATGCCTTGCTGATGAGTCATTGA
- a CDS encoding L,D-transpeptidase, with the protein MRRAKRKAMLLLGAVLLGPLAVAAAAAPPPESGQSVMVAAERMKPGDYIWAPEIAPQGPLLMIVSLTTQRATLYRNGVPIAITTVSTGKPGHETPTGVFTILQRQVEHYSSLYDNAPMPYMQRLTWGGVALHGGTLPGYPASHGCIRLPQAFARLLYGVTRLGMTVIVTDAAAIPRAAPADPLLRSDRSPAQGATMWNPERAPSGPVSIIVSGTDRRMLVLRSGIVIGSAPVRIDGPVTGASAFLMRAGDAGEASWLEIPMPGAIAAASPTGFAGRVHVADDVRALVAPLLVPGTSVIIAPDSLRAADTEPIELLDSDGGPPAR; encoded by the coding sequence ATGCGGAGGGCAAAACGAAAGGCAATGCTGCTCCTCGGTGCAGTGCTGCTGGGCCCCTTGGCGGTCGCAGCCGCGGCCGCGCCTCCGCCCGAGTCAGGGCAGAGCGTCATGGTGGCGGCAGAAAGGATGAAACCCGGCGACTATATCTGGGCGCCCGAGATAGCGCCGCAGGGGCCGCTGCTCATGATCGTCAGCCTGACGACCCAGCGCGCGACGCTCTATCGCAATGGTGTGCCGATCGCGATCACGACCGTCTCGACCGGCAAGCCGGGACACGAGACGCCGACGGGAGTGTTCACGATCCTCCAGCGCCAGGTCGAGCATTATTCGAGCCTCTACGACAATGCCCCCATGCCCTATATGCAGCGGCTGACCTGGGGCGGGGTCGCTCTGCACGGCGGCACGCTGCCGGGCTATCCCGCGTCGCACGGCTGCATCCGCCTTCCGCAGGCGTTTGCGCGGCTTCTCTATGGCGTCACCCGCCTCGGGATGACGGTGATCGTTACCGACGCGGCGGCGATTCCGCGCGCGGCGCCTGCCGACCCGCTGCTCCGGTCGGACAGGTCGCCCGCACAAGGGGCGACGATGTGGAATCCGGAACGCGCGCCGAGCGGCCCGGTCTCGATCATCGTCAGCGGCACCGATCGCCGCATGCTCGTCTTGCGGAGCGGAATCGTGATCGGATCGGCGCCGGTCCGGATCGATGGTCCGGTGACCGGAGCTTCGGCTTTCCTGATGCGGGCAGGCGATGCTGGTGAAGCCTCCTGGCTCGAAATACCGATGCCGGGGGCCATCGCCGCCGCTTCGCCGACCGGCTTTGCCGGCCGCGTCCATGTCGCGGACGATGTGCGCGCGCTGGTGGCGCCGTTGCTCGTGCCGGGAACGAGCGTGATCATTGCGCCCGATTCGCTTCGCGCGGCCGATACCGAGCCGATCGAGCTTCTCGACAGCGACGGTGGGCCGCCGGCGCGATGA
- a CDS encoding alpha/beta hydrolase produces MRTQVMASGPIGTAGGRVAAAVPAVIRTMTGAALAAALAAAAPPAAAAEAVAPATVLKDTPYLTVGDRALHLDAYIHPDAPRAPGPVLIHFHGGGWARGARPASWTGFRPYVDAGFSVVTVEYRLAGEAPAPAAVQDARCALHWVGANAARLGFDRDRIVVSGTSAGGHLALMAGLLPAANAIDLDTCRDAPRAAAILDFYGPVDLTAMQPGSDRLHPTVANWIDAAPDARALARRMSPVEWLTAAAPPVFIAHGDADPVVPVAQSADLKRRLDALGVANDFFTVRGGGHGKFDPASQAALTARAIAFLCAQRLPAAAACKN; encoded by the coding sequence GTGCGAACCCAGGTCATGGCATCGGGACCGATCGGAACGGCCGGCGGCAGGGTCGCAGCCGCCGTGCCGGCCGTCATCCGGACCATGACCGGCGCGGCGCTCGCCGCCGCGCTGGCGGCGGCCGCACCCCCCGCGGCCGCCGCCGAAGCCGTCGCGCCTGCGACGGTGCTGAAAGACACCCCCTATCTGACCGTCGGCGATCGCGCACTGCATCTCGACGCCTATATCCATCCCGACGCGCCGCGCGCGCCGGGGCCCGTACTGATCCATTTCCACGGCGGCGGCTGGGCGCGCGGCGCGCGTCCGGCGAGCTGGACCGGCTTTCGCCCCTATGTCGATGCGGGCTTTTCGGTGGTGACGGTCGAATATCGCCTCGCGGGCGAAGCCCCCGCCCCCGCTGCGGTCCAGGATGCGCGCTGCGCGCTGCACTGGGTCGGCGCCAACGCCGCGCGGCTGGGGTTCGACCGCGACCGCATCGTCGTGTCGGGTACCTCGGCGGGCGGACATCTCGCGCTGATGGCGGGGCTGCTGCCCGCCGCGAATGCGATTGACCTCGACACCTGCCGCGATGCCCCGCGCGCCGCGGCGATCCTCGACTTCTATGGCCCGGTCGACCTCACCGCGATGCAGCCCGGATCGGACCGGCTGCACCCGACGGTCGCGAACTGGATCGACGCGGCGCCCGACGCGCGCGCGCTGGCGCGGCGGATGTCACCGGTCGAATGGCTGACCGCCGCCGCCCCGCCGGTCTTCATCGCGCATGGCGACGCCGACCCCGTGGTGCCGGTCGCGCAATCGGCCGATCTCAAACGCCGGCTCGACGCGCTGGGGGTGGCAAACGACTTTTTCACGGTGCGCGGTGGCGGGCACGGCAAGTTCGATCCGGCAAGCCAGGCGGCGCTGACGGCGCGCGCGATCGCCTTTCTCTGCGCACAGCGCCTGCCCGCCGCGGCGGCATGCAAAAACTGA